In Syntrophorhabdaceae bacterium, the following are encoded in one genomic region:
- a CDS encoding ankyrin repeat domain-containing protein codes for MGIFDLFKKGLWKPEKDGSIIDQEVFKAGQSEEQIEAPIHPSDLVSAARGGNIETVNMLLAKGLDVNVKDGKGYPIIILAAMNGHTETVKVLLDKGANINARGDHNSTALMLSAMGGHDETVKLLIDRGSDINAREDMGWSALIVATIQGRNKTVRLLLDGGADMDVKDNRGNTAIYYASRDYALSNGHNETYELLRDRGYAAPATNLFEPAHASGENDKESNLQRWQTSGAPKEWVEEHRYLWNHQNWLSLIEALRKSPYWPLDPDKVGAVLEEIRVKGRTANC; via the coding sequence ATGGGAATATTCGATTTATTCAAAAAAGGTTTATGGAAACCAGAAAAGGATGGTTCCATAATTGACCAAGAGGTCTTTAAAGCAGGACAATCGGAGGAACAAATAGAAGCACCCATACATCCCTCAGATTTGGTATCTGCAGCAAGAGGGGGCAACATCGAGACGGTTAATATGCTTCTCGCAAAAGGCCTGGACGTTAATGTGAAGGACGGCAAAGGCTATCCCATCATAATACTTGCTGCAATGAATGGGCACACGGAAACAGTTAAAGTTCTATTGGACAAAGGCGCGAATATCAATGCAAGGGGTGACCATAATAGTACAGCGCTAATGCTATCTGCGATGGGAGGACACGACGAAACCGTGAAGTTGTTGATTGATAGAGGCTCAGATATCAATGCGAGAGAAGATATGGGTTGGTCCGCTTTGATCGTCGCCACGATTCAAGGTCGCAACAAGACAGTGCGGCTTCTGCTGGACGGAGGTGCTGATATGGACGTAAAGGATAATAGAGGTAATACTGCGATTTACTATGCTTCGCGTGACTATGCATTAAGTAATGGGCATAATGAAACCTACGAGTTACTTCGAGACAGAGGCTATGCGGCCCCGGCTACAAACCTATTCGAGCCAGCCCACGCATCGGGTGAAAACGACAAGGAAAGCAACCTTCAGCGTTGGCAGACTTCAGGCGCGCCGAAAGAATGGGTTGAAGAACACCGCTACTTGTGGAATCATCAGAATTGGCTTTCGTTAATAGAGGCTCTCCGGAAATCACCATACTGGCCTCTGGACCCCGACAAAGTTGGTGCAGTTTTGGAGGAAATTAGGGTAAAGGGACGAACGGCCAACTGCTGA
- a CDS encoding tetratricopeptide repeat protein gives MDKYGSNDGAKNLKIITTRNINSTLFRSAFLSWCVAMLCIAVFFAGCATRLPVPDNPVTAKDHHQLGLRFFTQGQFDNAMREFSRAIALDPNYADAYQFRALIYRQTDFTAALSDYADVIRLRPRDPVGYFNRATAYNWLGEAERALADLDAAISLAQNGPQSGIFHSTKADILFIDGRFPEALPEYRVALANMVGNSVMAQVGLTFLTSGIVGVMLDPTGRIATAEHQNQSLEVHRTYLNERVQLCEAMIRPVAPNDTPTAISKGMSKQAVFQSVSVTDRIVGHNRFTVLPRQIEKNLHILDYPQPECWVTVTKAGPLDDRTIGVFVFTDNKLTAVKRVPLRDASVIPEGPKTPPLIISSGQSRVQVLETLRLTDRFIYEDDDFIVTSTEYRAAKDKRVRLTMLKDGKVLLSSYGSRPLW, from the coding sequence ATGGATAAATACGGCAGCAATGATGGCGCCAAGAACCTGAAGATCATAACGACCAGAAACATAAACTCAACACTTTTTCGAAGCGCATTCCTTTCATGGTGTGTTGCCATGCTGTGCATCGCAGTGTTTTTTGCCGGCTGTGCAACCCGGCTGCCGGTCCCGGACAACCCTGTTACCGCGAAGGACCATCACCAACTGGGTCTCCGCTTCTTTACGCAAGGGCAGTTCGATAACGCTATGCGCGAATTCTCAAGAGCAATCGCACTTGATCCAAATTACGCGGATGCCTACCAGTTTCGAGCTCTAATCTATCGGCAGACGGACTTCACTGCGGCCCTGTCGGACTACGCTGATGTCATAAGGCTTCGGCCACGCGACCCCGTCGGCTATTTCAACCGCGCCACTGCTTACAACTGGCTCGGGGAGGCCGAGCGCGCTCTTGCGGACCTTGACGCCGCCATCTCTCTGGCTCAGAACGGTCCTCAGTCAGGTATCTTTCACAGTACGAAGGCAGATATCCTATTCATCGACGGACGGTTTCCGGAAGCACTCCCCGAATACCGGGTGGCTCTTGCGAATATGGTAGGAAATTCAGTAATGGCACAGGTAGGGTTAACATTCCTCACTTCAGGGATTGTAGGCGTTATGCTGGACCCTACGGGACGAATAGCAACTGCCGAGCACCAAAACCAGTCATTAGAGGTCCATAGGACATACCTTAATGAAAGAGTACAATTGTGTGAGGCGATGATTCGTCCCGTAGCCCCTAACGACACACCGACAGCAATATCTAAAGGCATGTCAAAACAGGCGGTGTTTCAATCGGTCTCAGTCACCGATCGGATTGTCGGGCACAATCGATTCACTGTTCTTCCACGCCAGATAGAAAAGAATCTCCATATCTTGGATTATCCCCAGCCTGAATGTTGGGTCACAGTAACCAAGGCGGGGCCACTTGATGACAGGACGATTGGGGTTTTCGTTTTCACGGATAACAAACTTACAGCAGTAAAACGGGTGCCCTTAAGGGACGCCTCGGTGATACCGGAAGGTCCAAAGACTCCACCGTTAATTATTAGTTCTGGCCAATCACGGGTGCAAGTGCTTGAAACATTGCGTTTGACCGACAGGTTCATTTACGAGGACGATGACTTTATCGTCACCTCCACAGAATATCGTGCTGCTAAGGATAAGCGCGTAAGGCTGACAATGCTGAAAGATGGTAAGGTTCTGCTCAGTAGTTATGGTTCTCGACCGTTGTGGTGA
- a CDS encoding cold shock domain-containing protein — protein MAEGRVKWFNDSKGFGFIEREGDDDVFVHHSAIQGEGFKSLAEGDRVSFMVVKGPKGPAAADVRKL, from the coding sequence ATGGCAGAAGGAAGAGTTAAATGGTTTAACGATTCAAAGGGGTTTGGTTTTATCGAGCGGGAAGGCGACGACGACGTATTCGTACATCATTCCGCCATCCAGGGAGAAGGGTTTAAATCGCTGGCCGAGGGTGACCGTGTCAGTTTCATGGTTGTCAAAGGCCCTAAGGGCCCAGCTGCCGCGGATGTTCGTAAGCTATAA
- a CDS encoding sterol desaturase family protein, whose translation MQRHTIKQLTDSALNGILKMSKTPLNYWAEFVVDIPLGVVLIYAGLHHGDLNSAMAILTILLGLFLFTFIEYFIHRRLLHGSVQFIVRGHRAHHENPLNYDGLPFFLPAFMLMGIIGMCVSIVPTNYAFLLTGTIALGYTTYGLSHFSIHHHRFRQAFARNWAANHHIHHYHAETNFGVTTPLWDILLGSRYVRLDRRGSQE comes from the coding sequence GTGCAACGCCACACAATAAAGCAGCTGACTGATAGTGCGCTCAACGGCATATTGAAGATGTCAAAGACTCCACTCAATTACTGGGCCGAATTCGTTGTTGATATTCCGTTAGGCGTGGTGCTGATCTACGCGGGTCTCCATCATGGCGACCTTAATTCCGCAATGGCTATTCTGACCATCCTACTGGGCCTGTTTCTTTTTACCTTTATTGAATATTTCATTCACCGCCGGCTGCTCCACGGATCGGTGCAGTTCATAGTACGGGGTCACCGCGCACATCACGAGAACCCCTTGAACTATGACGGCCTGCCGTTCTTTTTGCCCGCGTTTATGCTCATGGGGATAATCGGTATGTGTGTCTCAATCGTCCCCACGAATTATGCGTTTCTGCTGACCGGCACTATAGCGTTAGGATATACCACCTATGGGTTAAGCCACTTCAGCATTCATCACCACCGATTCCGTCAGGCTTTCGCCAGAAACTGGGCGGCCAATCATCACATCCATCACTACCACGCCGAAACCAACTTTGGTGTTACGACTCCGCTATGGGATATATTGCTCGGCTCACGATACGTAAGGCTCGATCGGAGAGGCTCTCAGGAGTAA